The genomic DNA GATTCAAGACCGAATCGAGCAGAAAACCTTTCTTCGAGCCCATGGCTTGCCTGTTCCGGGGTTTCACGCGATCTCGTCGCCGGAGGAACTCAGCCGGCAGAGAGCGCTGGAATATCCGCTTGTCTGCAAGACTGCAACGGCCGGGTACGATGGCAAAGGCCAATGGAAAATTGCGCGCGCAGAGGATTGCGCGGCCGTGCAGGAAGATCTGGCTCGAAGCCGACGCCCCGGTTCACGCTGGATTCTGGAAACCTGGTTGCCCTTCGAACGGGAGGTGTCGATTCTGGTGGTGCGAGGCCTGGATGGGGCGGTGCAAACCTACCCGCTCGTCGAAAATGTGCATGAAGAAGGGATCCTTCGTCAGTCCACTGTTCCGGCCGATGTGCCCGCCACAGTGGCCGATCAGGCTGCGATGAGGGCACGGAGCGCAGTGGAGGCTTTGAACGGCGTCGGGGTGTTCTGCGTGGAGTTATTTCTCATGCCCGATGGCCGGCTACTCATCAACGAGGTCGCGCCCAGGCCGCATAACTCCGGGCACTATTCGTTGGACGCCTGTACGGTGTCGCAATTCGAACAACAGGTCCGCGCCCTCTGTGGGCTCCCGCTTGGCGAAGTGCGCCTGCTGAGCCCGACGGTCATGCTCAATCTCATCGGTGACGAGGTTCTGCTCGCGACCGTGTCGCCCGCTGCGCAAGACCTGCTTCGTGAGCCGGGCGCGGTGGTCCATCTCTATGGGAAGCGTATGGTGCGTCCGAAACGGAAAATGGGCCACATTTCCTTCCTGGCCGCCACCCGTGAAGCAGCCCGTTCAAAAGCATCGGTCTTCCGATCCCGCCTCGCCCGGTATCACTCTTAAGCACCCTGCGTCACGCGAGCCGTATCGGTCGCAGTCGACTCGCTGCTCATTCGCATCCGTTAGCGCAGCCCGTCTCCCCCGGGTCCGTTCGTTTTTGTGATCCGCCGAGAACGATCCGGCCCTTCCTGAGCACCGGACCGCTTGCGCCTCCTGATAATGCGACGACTTGCCGTCTGGTGCTGCACGGTACAGGACTTGCTGATACCTCCGGCTGGCTTCACACTCTTCCACCGAAGGCAGGCATAGTCGTGAGCGTTCCACTTCCCTCGTCCGATCTCGATCAAACCGGACGCTATCCCTACTTCAGAGGCCTGGGGCGGCTGCTCGATCATTCCCGAACCCGCACGATTTTTCTGCAAAGCCTGGTGGCCGGTATCCTCTCGTACGAATTGCTGGTCAGTAACGAGACGATCTTCGGCCATCGAGTGAGCCTCATGCTGGCCGCCGGCCTGATCCTGATCAGCTGCGGCATCATGCTGTTGCCGCGAAACCTCCTGGAGAGCGCCTGGTTTCCCGGCGCGCTGATCAGCATCAATACGCTGTTCGTGACGGGGACGATTTATCTCTCCGGGGCCGCCAGTTCGGAGCTGTACCTCACGTATTTTCTCCTCCTCTTGATCGCCTCATCGGCCCCGTCGCTCAGGCAACTGCTCGGTCTTTCGACGGTGATTTGCGCTGGCTACGGCGTCTTGGTCTACGAACATGCGATGCAGTCGGGCGGGCTCGAAGTGGGGCATCTCTTGGGCATTCCCGTGTTGCTGATCATGTCGGTCTTTTATGGATTAACGCTTGAAACCGTCGCCACCGAACGCCGGCGCAATCGCCTCTTGCAGGAAAACGTGCAGGGGTTAAAGCAGTCGGGGCAGGTGCTGGAGGAACGACGGACGCAACTCGAAACCCGCGTGCAGGGATTGAAGCAGGGGTTGTCACGCGCGAATCAGGAAATTCGTCAGGGCATGGTGGAGCGGACCGGCTTGGAGCGGCAGCTTCGCGAAGCCCAGAAGTTCGAGGCGGTCGGCCGCCTGGCCTCCAAATTGGCCAATGAGTTCAACCAGGTTCTGGCGGTGATCGGGAGTCAAACCGGAGTCATTGTCTCAAAGTTGAAACCGGATGACCCGTTGCAGCGGCCGGTGGAAGAGATTTTCCGAAGCGGGGAACGGGCTGCCACTCTGACGGCGCAATTGTTGGCGCTACGCGTTCATGAGACGGCGATCCGGGATACCCTGTCGCTGAGTCCGGCAATCGAGTCGATGCGGGACACGTTTGAGGCATTGCTGCCGGGTCGCATCGATTTGCGATTGGCGAACGAGTCGATCCCAGTCCTGGTGGAGATCGGACATGATCGCTTGGAGCAGGTGTTATTGCACCTGGTCGCCAATGCGCGGGATGCGATGCCGAAGACGGGACGGGTGGAGATCGCGCTGGAAGTCGTCACCGGCGAACTCCTTCCCGCCGAGCAACTGGAAAAGAATCCCCGGAAGCGTATGGCGCGGATTGCTGTGAGCGACAACGGCGGCGGAATGAACCTGGATGTGCAATCACAAATGTTCGAGCCGTTTTTCTCCACGAAGGACACCCACGCCGGCCTGGGACTGACATTGGTATACGGGATCGTCCGGCAATATGGAGGGACGGTCGAGGTGCAGAGTCAGCCCGGGCAAGGGACGACGGTACGGGTCTACTTTCCCCTGGTTGAACGGAACGGGGTGGTGCGGGATACGAGGGTGCTCAGCGGGGCCCTCTCAAAAGGGGCCGAGACCGTGTTGCTGGTGGAGGAAGATGAAATTACCCGAAAACTGGCTTCATCGACGCTCCAGACCCATCGCTACCAGGTGTTAGAGGCGGGGTCTGCTGTCGAAGCGTTGTTGGTGGCGCAGCAGCATCCCGGGCCGATTCACCTCACGGTCAGCCATCTTTCGATGCCGGAGATCAGCGGTCGGGAGTTGGCCAAGCGCCTGGTTCTCCAACACCCCAAGATGAAGGCGTTGTTTGTGTCGGGGTTCTCGGACGACACGATCGCGAGCCATCGGGTCAATAAGAAGTATTTCCTGCAGCAGCCGTATCGGCAGCACGATCTGGCAGGAAAGATTCGTGAACTGCTGGATGTGTGAGTGGCCGAGTGTGTCCTAGTAGCGCCAGGACCTGGTACGTCCGGGCGTGAAGAAGCGCACTTCCGGTCGTTTGAACAGGCCGATCAGAACCATCCCCGCAATGAATCCGCCGATGTGGGCAAAGAACGCGACCCCTCCTCCCTGCGAGCCGATGCTCGCGCCTCCGTTCAACAGTTGCATCACAAACCAGAATCCCAGCACGATGCCGGCCGGCACGTAGGTCGTGCCCACCACCGGGGCGAGCAGCAACACCCGGGCGTGGGGAAACAGCAGCAGATAAGCGCCCAGTATGCCGGAAATCGCGCCGCTCGCTCCCACCATCGGCACGGTGGATGTCGGGTCGGTCAGGGCGTGGCTCAATGCAGCCAGGACGCCGCACACCACATAGAAGAGGACAAATCTGGCATGGCCCATGATGTCCTCAATGTTGTTGCCGAAAACCCAGAGGTACAACATGTTGCCGATCAGGTGCATCCAACTGCCGTGTAGGAACATGCTCGTCAGCATGGTCGCGAACGCAGGTACCATCGCGACCTCGGGCGGGAGCACGGCCTGGCCGAAGACGACGGAGGGAATCGCGCCATATTGATACACAAAGGCTTCGCCGGGAGCCGGGGGCAGCGAACTCTGGTAGAGAAACACGAGGCAGCAGGCGACGATGAAGGTGATGGTGACGACCGGTGTGTGTTCGGTCGGGTTGTCGTCATTGAGGGGCAGCATGGCGATCCCTATGGGGGCGACGCGTTACGGCGCCGGTCGGGGGAGACGAGGATTGAGGGGGAGTGAGCCGTCGGTTTGTAACGGAATGGAGAACCCGGCCGCATGGGTATGGCCTCCGCCACCGAACGACGCGGCGATCGAGCCCACATCGGTTCCCTCCTCGCGGGAGCGCATGCTGTAGTACCGTCGTCCGTTGCGGTCGTGCCAGATGAGGCAGAAGGGGTGCGCGGCAGAGAGTCGTTCGCCGATCTGACTGGTGAGGACTGCGCTTTGAACCGCGGGTACGGTCGCCCCTTCAAACTGCACCAGGGTCGCGTGTGAGGCCAGTTTCGTGACCAGCTCGTTTTCGTAACGGAGAATCGCTCGTCCCTCCCGCTCTAACTCCTGCTGCTCGAAGCTGCTCCAGAGTTGAAAATCGAACGGGTGCGAGGCCAGCGCGGCGCTGATCTCCCGGCTGTTCGGGAGCGCCCAATTCCAGAGATCTTTGTCCTGAATGTAGCGTAACAGCCAGGGAGCCGGCTCATCATGGGCCCATTCCCATCCGAGCACCGCGCCGGACTTCTTCTGATCGAAGTAGGCATAGGGTAGATCCGCCAGCGTTTGCTCGGCGGTGATGTGATGATCCAGGACCACCAGGCTCGCTGCATCTTTGGCGATGGCTTCGAGGGTCGGCCGGGCGTAACTGAAATCGACGATGACGATATGATGACCGGCCAGGTTGGCCGGCGGGCCTTCGCCATGTTTCACGGGGCGATATTCTGCGTTGGGGTAACGTCGCCAAATGGCCCAGGCGGCACCGAACCCATCCGCACATTCCGCGTGATAGAGAATCAGTGTAGGAGGAGAAGCGGCACGGCTTCGCATGACGGCGGCGCTCATAGGCTGACCACCTTAGCATGTCCGTTCATGGAGACTAAAGCGCAATCTCTGGAGGGGACGCGATGCCGGTTGGTGCGGCCGGCATCGCGCGGGATTCCGGTTATGCCGTCGAGGGAAGCTGGTTCAGGTGGTTGATCAGTTGCCGGAGGCGTCCGGCATTCCGTCGGTTGAACGAGAAGGTCAATCGCGCGAGATCCTTCAACCCCGGTTCATCGATTTCCTCGGGAAGCGACGGACGCTGCTCGAACGTCCCCTCCGTCAGCATATCGCTGAATTGCTGCTGCACTTCTTCAACCTGCGCCGCACTCAACGGGGTCTTCAGCCTGATGGCGAGCTGGCGGCCCACAAACCGGAGCGAGTGATAGCGCCGGTAGAACGTGCGGATTTCCGTGACGGCATCTTCGACATTGTCGACGATGGTGAAGAGCGAGAGATCTTCCGCGTTGATCAGGCGTCGCTTCAGCAATTGGTCGGTGATGAAGGAATTCCAGTGATCCCAGTAGTCGCACCCGGGCGCCTGAAGGCATACGATCGGTTTCGGGTCGCTCTTGCCGGTTTGCACGAGGGTCATGATCTCGAATCCCTCGTCATGGGTCCCGAATCCGCCCGGAAACAATGCAATCGCGTGCGACTCTTTTTGGAACATGAGTTTGCGGGTGAAGAAGTATTTGAAGGTGACGAGCTTCGGGTCATCGGCGATGACGGCGTTGGCGCCTTGCTCGAAGGGCAGCATGATATTCACGCCGAAACTATGCTCACGGCCGGCGCCTTCCTGCGACGCTCGCATGATGCCGTCTGCGCCGCCGGTGATGGTCATGTACCCCTCTTCCACCATTCGCCGGGCGAATTGAAAGGCCAGCTGATAGTTGGGATCGTCGGCCGGCGTGCGTGCCGATCCGAACACGCTGATCTTCAGTCGGTGCCGGTAGCCCTGGAATACTCGAAAGGCATGCCGCAGTTCCTTCAGCGCCCGATTCACGATTTTGAGGTCCAGGACATCCAGCTGCGATTCCGAGAGCCGGATCACACCCGCGAGAATTTCCTTCATGAGCGCGGCCTGGATGTCGTCGTCAGGACGGTCGAGCAGGGTGGTGAGTTGCGCGAGAATCTCCTCTTTGGTCGGGGTCGGCTTGGAGCGGGCGGCGGGGCTTTTCATGGATTGTCACCTAACGCACGGTAAACTCCTGACGCGTATCGTCGGAGAGAGCACGCATAAAAATCATAACAAGCTGATGCGAATGAAGCAAAAGATTCATGGAACGGAGCTTAGGAGAGGCCGGAGGCCCGCGGCAGATTTTGCAAGACCCAGGCGCGAATCTTCGACTCATCGGAGGAGGGAAGGGGCGCAAATTGGATGTCGACCCCGGGATAGGTCCCGAGCGCATCCCGGTCTTCGTGGAATTCGGGCTCGTAACTGCTGTTGAGAATGGTCCCACGCAGGGAGAAGCTCAAGTCTGTTCCTGGAAGCATAAACGAAAGGACGATACTCGTGCCGGGCAGCAGCAGCGTGCGGCTCTCGATGAACGCGCCGACGTGGCTCAGCTGTCGGATCGTGGCGAGGTGTTTCGCTCCCTCGCCTTCACCGTTGGTCACCCGGATAGTGGCAGGCAGGCAGGTTTCGCATCGCTTGGGGGCCAGGGCCAGGTCCCGCGCCGTTAGGATGCCGACTGGCTGGCCTTGTTTCGTGACGATCAATAGCGAGGCGCCGGTGGAGGCCATCACGCTGGTGGCGTCATCGAGGATCTGATCGCATTCGATGGAATGCACGGGCTTCGACATGATCGTGCGGACTTCCACGTCGTGCGGCTCCAGTCCCTGGGCGACGACCTTCATCACGATATCGGCGGAGGTCATGATGCCGAACGTGGTCTCACTATCTTTCACCAGCAGGCAGGGAATCCGCTCCCGGTCGAGGAGCAAGGCGGCTTCGCTGACAGAGACATCCCCGGGGACCTGTACCACGCCGGGTGTCATCATGTGGGCCACCATAGGGGTTGAGTAATGCGTCGGTTTGTCGCGGAGCATGGAGCCGGTTTTTGTCATCGGTTAAGCCTGTTTCTCGCCGTGAGAGGGGCTGACGTGTCGGCCCGGCGACCACCACGTCGAAAGGAAGTATACCAGATCGATTTGCCGGGTTAGGTTCCCCATCTTCCCTTGTCAACCAAGAGGTTAGGCGCTTAGACTGCACATGAACTATAGTCAGTATGGTTGCTTCAAAATATGCCAAACGCGATCTGATGCAAAGCGAATTCACAGAACGTGCGATCGGCCTTGCCACGCACGGTGTAGGGCTGTCGGTGGATGTCTATTCGCCTGACCTGCTGCACCTCGTCCATTCACTGCGGGACGCAGGCCTGCAGCCCGGGTATCTGGAGGTCTTCAAGGCGACCACGTCAGCCATGCAATGGGTGCGGCGGCACCTGCCGGACATGAAGCTTCCTTACCATGGCGAGGGCCTATGGGTCACGCAGCCGGATTTTCCTCGGAGTTCCTCCGGGACGCAAGGGGTTGCGGAGGCCTGCGCGCAAATCCTCGCCCTGGGGAGTGCCTGGCTCAATCACGAATGTGCGATGAAGCAGATGGTGGGGTATTCCTTCGGGACCTACCTGCCGCCGTTGTATACGGAATTGTCCGCCAGGATGACAGCCGAGAACCTGGCCTTTCTACAGGAACAGGTGGATGAGCAGGCGCGTCGTCATGGGACAGATCCTGCGCTCGTCCTCTTGGAAATGCCGCCGCTCACGTATTTTGGTTGCGGCTCTCTCGCGATTCCCGCCTTCTTCCGGGCCGTGACCGACCGCGTGGCCTGCGGTCTGGTGTTGGACATCGGGCATCTGTGGACGGTGTATCGTTACACGGGGGCCTGGCTGCGTCAGACGTTGGAGGCCTTTGCCGCTGAATTTTTAGACGCCTTCCCGATGGAACGGGTGATCGAAATTCATGTCGCCGGCTTGGCAGAATTCACGGCGCAGGGCGGTGCCCAGTACATGGTCGATGCTGAGGCCTTGCCCTACTGGATCGATGCCCATGGTGCTCCGATTCCGGAAGTCCTGTTCGATCTGCTGGCTCAGGTCTTGGCACATCCCCGCCTGACCTGCTTGAAAGGTGTGGCGCTGGAGGTCGATACGAAGCCGGTCGCTACCATCGTTACAGAGTTCCGCCGGTTTTGTGACCGATTTGAATCAATGGTCACCAGCGTGGTGCAGGCGGGCGCGGCTCAATCGCTCACGCGACCGGCGGTGGAACAACGCACTGGAACGCGGCAGCCTCTGACAATGGATGAGCAGGCGTCGCTACGCAATCAGTATCAGGGCTATGTCCGGTTCGTCACAACCGGCCAGGCCTTGCCGCCATCGGAACATCCGTCTCTGCTCGGTGGATCGCTCGATAACCTCGACCGGTATCGAAAGACTTATCTGCCCCACGAACTACTGCATTGGGGCGGTGAGCTGAAGGACATGTTTCCGCGGACCTGTAGCTTACTTATAGCAGCCCATCTCCCGTTGGAGCGGTTCGTTTCGTTCTGGTTCAGCCGGCCGAGGACTGACGAGCAAGATTATGATTTTTTCCTGCTGAAGATCGATCGGTT from Nitrospira sp. ND1 includes the following:
- a CDS encoding 5-(carboxyamino)imidazole ribonucleotide synthase; this encodes MNATVIDPGATLGVLGGGQLGAMFATAARRLGYAVVVWDPDPEAPAHRLADSSLIRPFTDSAACQDFIGRVCAVTYEWENVPADLCEQLERDVPVRPSSRVLRVIQDRIEQKTFLRAHGLPVPGFHAISSPEELSRQRALEYPLVCKTATAGYDGKGQWKIARAEDCAAVQEDLARSRRPGSRWILETWLPFEREVSILVVRGLDGAVQTYPLVENVHEEGILRQSTVPADVPATVADQAAMRARSAVEALNGVGVFCVELFLMPDGRLLINEVAPRPHNSGHYSLDACTVSQFEQQVRALCGLPLGEVRLLSPTVMLNLIGDEVLLATVSPAAQDLLREPGAVVHLYGKRMVRPKRKMGHISFLAATREAARSKASVFRSRLARYHS
- a CDS encoding ATP-binding protein, with amino-acid sequence MSVPLPSSDLDQTGRYPYFRGLGRLLDHSRTRTIFLQSLVAGILSYELLVSNETIFGHRVSLMLAAGLILISCGIMLLPRNLLESAWFPGALISINTLFVTGTIYLSGAASSELYLTYFLLLLIASSAPSLRQLLGLSTVICAGYGVLVYEHAMQSGGLEVGHLLGIPVLLIMSVFYGLTLETVATERRRNRLLQENVQGLKQSGQVLEERRTQLETRVQGLKQGLSRANQEIRQGMVERTGLERQLREAQKFEAVGRLASKLANEFNQVLAVIGSQTGVIVSKLKPDDPLQRPVEEIFRSGERAATLTAQLLALRVHETAIRDTLSLSPAIESMRDTFEALLPGRIDLRLANESIPVLVEIGHDRLEQVLLHLVANARDAMPKTGRVEIALEVVTGELLPAEQLEKNPRKRMARIAVSDNGGGMNLDVQSQMFEPFFSTKDTHAGLGLTLVYGIVRQYGGTVEVQSQPGQGTTVRVYFPLVERNGVVRDTRVLSGALSKGAETVLLVEEDEITRKLASSTLQTHRYQVLEAGSAVEALLVAQQHPGPIHLTVSHLSMPEISGRELAKRLVLQHPKMKALFVSGFSDDTIASHRVNKKYFLQQPYRQHDLAGKIRELLDV
- a CDS encoding rhomboid family intramembrane serine protease encodes the protein MLPLNDDNPTEHTPVVTITFIVACCLVFLYQSSLPPAPGEAFVYQYGAIPSVVFGQAVLPPEVAMVPAFATMLTSMFLHGSWMHLIGNMLYLWVFGNNIEDIMGHARFVLFYVVCGVLAALSHALTDPTSTVPMVGASGAISGILGAYLLLFPHARVLLLAPVVGTTYVPAGIVLGFWFVMQLLNGGASIGSQGGGVAFFAHIGGFIAGMVLIGLFKRPEVRFFTPGRTRSWRY
- a CDS encoding TIGR00730 family Rossman fold protein, which gives rise to MKSPAARSKPTPTKEEILAQLTTLLDRPDDDIQAALMKEILAGVIRLSESQLDVLDLKIVNRALKELRHAFRVFQGYRHRLKISVFGSARTPADDPNYQLAFQFARRMVEEGYMTITGGADGIMRASQEGAGREHSFGVNIMLPFEQGANAVIADDPKLVTFKYFFTRKLMFQKESHAIALFPGGFGTHDEGFEIMTLVQTGKSDPKPIVCLQAPGCDYWDHWNSFITDQLLKRRLINAEDLSLFTIVDNVEDAVTEIRTFYRRYHSLRFVGRQLAIRLKTPLSAAQVEEVQQQFSDMLTEGTFEQRPSLPEEIDEPGLKDLARLTFSFNRRNAGRLRQLINHLNQLPSTA
- a CDS encoding CBS domain-containing protein translates to MMTPGVVQVPGDVSVSEAALLLDRERIPCLLVKDSETTFGIMTSADIVMKVVAQGLEPHDVEVRTIMSKPVHSIECDQILDDATSVMASTGASLLIVTKQGQPVGILTARDLALAPKRCETCLPATIRVTNGEGEGAKHLATIRQLSHVGAFIESRTLLLPGTSIVLSFMLPGTDLSFSLRGTILNSSYEPEFHEDRDALGTYPGVDIQFAPLPSSDESKIRAWVLQNLPRASGLS
- a CDS encoding DUF692 family multinuclear iron-containing protein → MVASKYAKRDLMQSEFTERAIGLATHGVGLSVDVYSPDLLHLVHSLRDAGLQPGYLEVFKATTSAMQWVRRHLPDMKLPYHGEGLWVTQPDFPRSSSGTQGVAEACAQILALGSAWLNHECAMKQMVGYSFGTYLPPLYTELSARMTAENLAFLQEQVDEQARRHGTDPALVLLEMPPLTYFGCGSLAIPAFFRAVTDRVACGLVLDIGHLWTVYRYTGAWLRQTLEAFAAEFLDAFPMERVIEIHVAGLAEFTAQGGAQYMVDAEALPYWIDAHGAPIPEVLFDLLAQVLAHPRLTCLKGVALEVDTKPVATIVTEFRRFCDRFESMVTSVVQAGAAQSLTRPAVEQRTGTRQPLTMDEQASLRNQYQGYVRFVTTGQALPPSEHPSLLGGSLDNLDRYRKTYLPHELLHWGGELKDMFPRTCSLLIAAHLPLERFVSFWFSRPRTDEQDYDFFLLKIDRFVEFVAHDCPSAAVTVMEEAEEMRMAYRTANEPTESAEVRA